The Thermoanaerobaculia bacterium genomic interval CGAGGTCGATGGCGTCCAGGATGGTCAGCAGCCGGTCGCCCGAGGGCAGCCGCTTGGTCAGTTGGCGGAGCTCGATCGCCGGCGGCATCGGGCTGGTGGGTGTCGTTGGGGTCATGTCCTGGCAACGGAGCAGGTTAGCATGTGGGTGTGGAGACTCCTCCCCTCATGACTACGACGGCGCGGCGCGAAAAGATCTTTCTGGACGAGAAGCTGGGAGCCGGCAGGAACGACCCGGAGACCGGTCGAAGGAGTGGAGGGTTCGGACGCCATCGCCGGCTCGTGCGAGTGGCGCTGGGGTTGGGGTGGCTCGCGCTCGCCTCCGGGGTGAGCGGCTGCCGGAACGAGGCCGGGTCCGCTCCGGAGCCCTCCCCGGTGCCGGCGGCGAGCGTCACGGCGGCGCCGGCGCCGGTCGCTGCGGATGCCGCCGGTCCGACGGTGGTCTTTCTCGGCGACAGTCTGACGGCGGGGCTGGGACTCGGTGAGGAGGCAGCCTACCCGGCGCTCGTGGGGAAGCTCCTCGCGGAGCGCGGCCGGCCGGTGCGGATCGTCAACGCAGGAGTCTCGGGGGACACGAGCGCCGGTGGTCTCGCCCGCCTCGACTGGCTGCTGTCGCTGCAACCGGATTTTCTCGTGGTCGCGCTCGGTGCCAACGACGGACTGCGCGGCCAGCCGGTGGCATCGATCGAGGCCAACCTGCGGGAGATCGTGCGCCGGGGGAGCGCCGCCGGGGCGCAGGTGGTGCTCGCCGGCATGAAAATGCCGCCCAACTACGGCCCGGAGTACACGCGCGACTTCGAAGCCGTCTATACGCGCCTGGCGCGCGAGCTCGACTTGCCGTTCCTCCCTTTCCTGCTCGAGGGCGTCGCGGCCGATCCGCAGCTCAATCAGGAGGACGGCATCCACCCCACGGCCGAGGGGCAGCGCAGGATCTCGCTGCTCGTCGCCGAGCTTCTGCAGCCACTCGTCGAAAGCCCGTCAGGAGCCGCGACGGCCCCCTGAGTCCGCGCACGGTGCCGGCCGCGCGTCGGGTCGAACGTCCCGTCCGCTGCTAGTCTGCGCCGGCATGAGGCCGCTTCCCGAGATCGTCCTGCTCTTCTCGCCGCACCTCTATGCGGCGGCGCTCGTCCTGCTGGCGTTCGCCGCCGGAAGCGCAGTCGCGGCGCGCTTTATCGACCACGGTGCGGAGGACGGCGCCGTTGCCTCGCGCGACCAGGGCGCCTGGGCACTCTCGCTGGCGCTCGCGCTGCCCCTCGGGCTGGGTCTGCTTGGACAGGTGCTCTTCCTCTGCGGCCTCGCCGGCCGGTTCGGCGTGGGCGCGCTAGCCGTCGTCGCCGGGCTGGCGCTCGCGGTCGGGTGGCGGGGCCGGGTCTGGGAGTGGGTGGGAGCGCGCGGACGTCTGGCGGGTAGCCGTCTGGCGGGCAGTCCGGCGTCGCGTGGGCCGGGCCTGCGAACGCTC includes:
- a CDS encoding arylesterase, which gives rise to MTTTARREKIFLDEKLGAGRNDPETGRRSGGFGRHRRLVRVALGLGWLALASGVSGCRNEAGSAPEPSPVPAASVTAAPAPVAADAAGPTVVFLGDSLTAGLGLGEEAAYPALVGKLLAERGRPVRIVNAGVSGDTSAGGLARLDWLLSLQPDFLVVALGANDGLRGQPVASIEANLREIVRRGSAAGAQVVLAGMKMPPNYGPEYTRDFEAVYTRLARELDLPFLPFLLEGVAADPQLNQEDGIHPTAEGQRRISLLVAELLQPLVESPSGAATAP